The Gossypium hirsutum isolate 1008001.06 chromosome D02, Gossypium_hirsutum_v2.1, whole genome shotgun sequence region CAAAACCAAAGTAGAATAACAAGCTCGACACACGCCGTTACATCTAACAACATTTCTTTGTTTACATCTAAACCGGCACAAACGGCGCCGGTTCGTAACAAAACGGGGCCGCTGGATGTTGCCACATCGCAAAAACACGCTTCTGACGCTCCGTTGTCTGCTTTTGCCGCTGCTGCTCTTTTCGCGGTAGCTCTTCTCTTTTCTCAGTCATCCCCAGATCAATCGAGGGAGGCGAAGGAGGGACCGGTGATAAGAGAGGGATCGCAACGTTCCAGTTCGAAACCGGACTAATCCGTATAGAAGCCGGAGCACACCGTTGAAGTCGACTAGGTTGCCGCCGATCGGAGCCGTCGACGGCGGAGCTTTTTCTCGGTGCTGTTGACATGTATGAGGTGAAATCTAAGTGTTTTTGTGATTTATTTGAGAGGAAAAGGAAAttattttttgagaaaatatggaAGTGTATTGATTGAGTTGGGGGATTTATATAGGGAGGGGAAAGCGTGTGGAGCGCACGTGGAAAGGGTTGGCACAGCTGTCAGCTTATTGGCTTGGCTTTTACAGCTAACAGCTGTGCATATTTACGAAATTATAGTGAACTCTTTGACTTTGACCGCTTTTCGAAGAATTctaga contains the following coding sequences:
- the LOC107936229 gene encoding uncharacterized protein At4g14450, chloroplastic, whose protein sequence is MSTAPRKSSAVDGSDRRQPSRLQRCAPASIRISPVSNWNVAIPLLSPVPPSPPSIDLGMTEKREELPRKEQQRQKQTTERQKRVFAMWQHPAAPFCYEPAPFVPV